CAGCACGTGACCAGCTaatgaccagctaaaaccagcagcCATggttcaaaacatacctaaccagaaTATGCTGGATTTTTGAACAGGGAAAAAACATACCTCCTGTCAGTGAGCCAGCCAAATGTGATGTTGCCAACGATGTCAATAACCCCTAGTATGGACATCAGGAAGGCAGCATGCTGATGACCGATGCCTACATCCAGCGCGTACGGTACTAGGTACACAAACGGCAGGCTGCACCCACTGGCCAGCAGCAGGAAGGAGCCTGCTAGCACCAGGAAGTCAGGCATGAGCAAAAAGTGGTATTCCTGCATGGACTGAAGACACCGTTGTTTAGAGTCCACTTCTAATTTGTCATCAACAGCCTTCCCCATAGGAATGCCGGGGGGTTTAAAACCATACTCGCACTCTGAGTCTACTGGAAGAGGACAGGCCTCTTCTTCTTTTAGAATGATAGGCCGTAACAGAGCTCCACATACACACAGGTTAGACACAAATCCCCCTAAAATAAGGAGGGCCCCTCGCCATGAGTAGTGTTCGATTAGCAGCTGCACTACCGGGGCCAGAATGAAGGTCCCAATGCCACTGCCAGACATGGCAATGCCATAGGCCAAAGCTTTCCTCTCACAGAAATAGATACCGACCATGGCAATAGCTGGAGTGTAGCAAAGGGCAAAGCCAAGtcctaaaaacaaaaaacaaatatatatatagtatagaatATGGGTCTGTAAGTCAGTGTTTTATTCTTAGGGCTCTTACCAGTTAACACTCCCAGGGTAAGGTAAAGATATTCCAGACTAGTTGCAAAGGAGCTGAGGACTAAACCTATGGAGGCCAGGAATCCTCCTAGTATTACAGCTACACGGCATGACAACCGATTCCCAATCAGGCTTCCGAGTGGAGCTGCGAAAGCAACATGTGAATAAACATATTGtgcaaatcatattttaaataatgtttactgtaagaTGGATTTACATTGATGTCCACTACTATACATCAAATTTGGGGTCAATTTTGTATAGACTTGATacttaaactgatcaaaagtgacagtaaaaacttttatataGTTTCAAAAGTTTCAAAATCGATAAGACGTGTCTTGagcaccaaaccagcatattagaatgaattctgaaggattatgtgacactaaagactgaaataatggctgctgaaaattcagctttgccatcacaggaataaaattggaaaatgtattaaaaaataggAAACAATTAGATAAAGTAGGAATaattgtatttcacaatattaattgtgttgtaattattgtattttttaatcaataagaGGGCATGAACttcaacataaacacatttctagATTTACATACACATAAAAAATGTCAAGTGTCATTCTTCCAACCACTAAGCGAAGATAATTTCGTCaagttttgttgttttgtctgtGTTAAAGgctaagaaaaaattatattacattacaaattTTGCAATATTACATTACACAACATTCATTACAAGAGGTATTTCAAatgctaatttaattaaatagtcACGGTTGCAACAACTCccattatttttttgcagcagttTCCTCAGAAgtggctatatttttttttatgttgaacacattATATCTTAATACTACTAATGAGCCGCTCTCATACTACATGACATCATACAGTATTAAAAGATATGCAACTATGTGTCTCTATAGACTCCTGCACAGCCTATATCAAACATATTGGCCTCGTAATAAAAGAACATATTGAACGATATTGGAAAGGTTTAAATAATAACAGCATTTCTTTTGTTTACTAGTCAACTGCATAAAGATGGCCTTTCCTCAGCAATGTAGTTCTTAAGCCTGCTGTACTGTCAAAAGCAGAT
Above is a window of Carassius gibelio isolate Cgi1373 ecotype wild population from Czech Republic chromosome B12, carGib1.2-hapl.c, whole genome shotgun sequence DNA encoding:
- the slc16a12b gene encoding monocarboxylate transporter 12-B, producing the protein MAQEKKKGGVLPPDGGWGWMIVAGCFVVTVCTRAVTRCISIFFVEFQMHFARDYSGTAWIHSLVDCTTMLCAPLGSLIGNRLSCRVAVILGGFLASIGLVLSSFATSLEYLYLTLGVLTGLGFALCYTPAIAMVGIYFCERKALAYGIAMSGSGIGTFILAPVVQLLIEHYSWRGALLILGGFVSNLCVCGALLRPIILKEEEACPLPVDSECEYGFKPPGIPMGKAVDDKLEVDSKQRCLQSMQEYHFLLMPDFLVLAGSFLLLASGCSLPFVYLVPYALDVGIGHQHAAFLMSILGVIDIVGNITFGWLTDRRCLKKYRNICYMFAVGMEGLCCLFIPLLHTFVLLVPFSVLYGYFDGAYVALIPVVTSDVVGTAYLSSALGVVYFLHAVPYLVSPPIGGWLVDTTGTYTATFFLSGFALISSSLLLFSVAVIRRCKRNQTNSLSKDPKLVSCEGKQVDCYNSKKKDLMIIIPTTS